TTGGAACTGGCCGAATGGGGGGTACGAGTGAACCTGGTCAACCCGGATGCGGTATTCGGGGATGAAGAAGTCCCCTCAAAATTATGGGAACTTGTCGGGCCCGAAAGAATGAAATCCAGAGGGCTTGACCCGCAGGGTCTGCGGGAATATTACCGTCAGAGAAATCTCCTTAAGGCTCAGGTAACGGCTGAGCACGTGGGCAATGCGGTTGTATTTTTTGCCAGCGAAGGGACTCCAACGACGGGAGCCACGCTCCCGGTGGATGGAGGGATCCCCGCAGCCTTTCCAAGGTAAGTAATTTAGTTCGGAGTTAAGAACTCGAAGTATTTTATCTGTTTACTCCGAACTCATTTAAACGCGTAATCGGGTCGGACTAAGTTAACTGATTTTTAAACGCATGAAAAAGATAAAAACAGCCGATTCATGCTATTGTCTCCGCAAGACACCTTTCGGTCCTGTACCTGTTCTTCTTCTGATCTATTGAGGGATAAGGAGCCGTTTCACAATCTCCTCCACATAGGTTAAACTATTTCCTTATCCCCCCATCTCTATATTTCAACCTGATAGTTGAAAGAACAGCGCCGCCGTTGTACGGATGCCATTCTTAAAGCAATCGATGGCCAAGTTTTCGTTGGGAGCATGGTTGTTTTCGTCGGCATTGCCGTAAGGGACAGAGAGAATGGGAATATTCAGGATGCTCCGGATGGCTGCCCCGGGAAAGCTTCCTCCCCCCGCGGGAATCAAAACCGGTTCCTGCTGGAATCCCCGGCGGATGGCCTCGACAAACTTCGGGGCCATAGGATGGTCCACGGATGTCCGGGAGGGGGCATAGGTGTTGAGCATCATCACTTCCAGGTCATCGAAGCCATGCTTTTTCATGTGGCTCACGTACTTTTCATAGATGTCCTCCGGGGTCTGGTTCACCACCAGCCGCATATCCATCTTGAGGGTAGCCTTGCAGGGAAGCACGGTCTTGCTCCCCTGTCCTCCATACCCTGAGGTGAACCCGGCGATGTTCAGGGTTGGGCGGAACATGAGCTTCTCCATGTAGCTTACGTCCTCGGGCGGAGTAAACTTTTTAAGCCCGTATTTTTCTTTGAATTTTTTCTCATCGAAGGGAATCTTCGCCATCATCTCCCGCTCTTGGGGAGTGGGGGGGACGATATTATCGTAGAAACCCTCGATAGCCACGGTTCCGTCCGGTTTCCGCAGGGAAGATAAGAATTCAACCAGACGCCAGGCCGGGTTGGGAATGGGGCCGCCGAAGTTGCCGGAATGAAGATCTGTGTTGGCTCCGCGGGCGTTGACCTCTACATAAAGAACCCCTCGATTCCCAAAGCTCAACCGGGGACGGCCGGAGGGATCCATGGGCCCGTCGGAGTTCAAGGCCATATCGGCAGCAAACAGGTTCTTGTGCTCCCGGCAGAACCCATTCAGACTCGGGCTCCCCACCTCTTCCTCCGGGTCGAGGAGAAACTTGACATTAACAGGAAGCTTTCCGTTCACCTTTAGTATCGATTCAATGGCCTTGAAATGGGCGAAGAACTGGCCTTTATTATCCGCGCTGCCCCGGCCGTAAATCCTCCCATTGCGGATGGTCGGCTGGAAGGGAGGGGAATCCCAGGCTTCCAGAGGCTCTGGCGGTTGAACATCGAAATGCCCATAGATCAGCAATGTACGCCGTGCTTCGGGATTGAGGATCTCGCCGTAGATTAAAGGGGGGTTCCGCTTTCCACCCATGGGAAGGATGCGAGGCTTGATCCCGATTTTTTCCATCATCCCTACCAGGAGCTGGGAACATTCCACCACCCCCTCCCAGCGGGCACTGATGGACGGTTGCCGCAGAAGAACAAAAAGCTCGTCGATGAAACGATTCAGGTTCTGATCGATATAGGCATAGATTTTTTCCATTTTTCTTACCCCCTTTTTTAAATGCGGAATTCCGAATGCGGAATGCGGAATAAGTTATTTAAATTCAAGAATTTAAAAAGCCGTTTTATTTTCGGTTTTTCCTTGCTGTTTTAATCGACGATACAGTGATCGCCAAGAGTTCATTGGCTTCTTTCATTAAATCTTGGGTATCTTTTGTATTGATAATCCCACTTTCGACCAATAGTTCCATCCAATAAATCGATTCATCGATTTCTTCTTCAACAATACCCATTTTGGCAATGAAATCAGCGGCAGATCTTGCTCTACATGCAGACCTATAATTTGCTCCTGCCGAGGTTCCAGATCGCAAGAGTTGTCTGCCTAGAATTTCAGCCGTTCTCTTATTAGGTAATCCCTCAACAAAATTGATAACCTTGAGAGCAAACAATTTGGTTCTTTGCTTTAGATCGACCTTTCCCATTCTATTTCTTCCCTTTAAATTTCAAACTCTTTTTATTCCGCACTCCGCATTCATAATTCCGCACTTGATTTACCGGTTGCGCGTGTGCGGATCCAGCCAATCCCTCAGTCCGTCTCCCATCAAGTTAATCCCCAAAGTGGTAAAGAAGATGGCGCTCCCGGGGATGGCTGCTAACCACCAAAGATTAAGCATGTAAGAGCGTCCTTCAGCTAACATTCCTCCCCAGGAGGCCATTGGCGGCTGGATCCCCAACCCAAGGAAACTCAGAAAAGACTCCCGGATGATCATGCGGGCCAGCTCAAAAGTCGAAAGAACAATGATGGAGCTGGCCAGGTTGGGAAGAATGTGTTTTAAAATAACTCCGCTGTTCCGTCCCCCCAGAGCTCTGGCCGCAGTGACGAAGTCGCGGGACTTGAGCTCGATGACTTCGGCTCGCACCAGGCGGGTATAAATTGGCCATCCGGTCAGTCCCAGAACCAGAACCAGGTTTCTGTAGCCCGGCCCGGCTGCGGCCATCACCGAAATGGCCAGGAGGATGTAGGGAAAGGACATCATGATGTTCACGCAGTTGCTGATAATGGAATCCAGCGGACCGTGGTAGTAGCCGGCCAGGATGCCCAGGGTAATGCCCAGCAGGGCCGAGAAGGCCATGGTTAAAAAACCGACGGAGAGGGAGATGCGCGAACCATAGATCAATCGGCTGAGCAGGTCTCTCCCCACCTGGTCCGTTCCTAACTTATACTGGGGATCTGTTTTTTCCTCCCAGAAAGGCGGTTTCAGGCGGGCCTGGAGATCCTGTTCCAGCGGACTATTGGGCGAGAGGAAGGGCGCCAGGAGGGCCAAGGCCAAGACGAAAGCCACCATGGCCAATCCGATCATGCCGACCCGGGCTTGACGCATGAGGTAAAGGAGTTTCCTATAACCCTTTCTTTGTTCTCTGAGCACGCAATCTCCTTTACCCAAAACGTATCTTCGGATCTAACCAGGCGATGGTAATGTCGGTCAACAAGTTGGCTATGACGATCAAAATAGCGAAAACGACCACTGCGGCTTGGACCACAGGAAAATCGGAATTAAAGATAGATTCCACCACCAAACTGGCCACACCGGGCCAGGCGAAAATAGTCTCGGTGATCACCGCTCCACTCAGCAGCATCCCGAACTGGAACCCCAAGATGGTGATGACCGGGATCAGTGCGTTGCGCAAGGCATGGCGGAAGAGTACGGCTTTTTCACCCAGCCCCTTGGCCCGGGCCGTCCGGATATAATCCTGGGAGAGAATTTCGATCATCCGCGACCGGGTCAGTCTCATCAGAATGGGGAGAATGGAGACCGCGATCCCCGAGGCCGGAAGGATGATGTGGTAGAAACTCCCGGCGCCTGAAGCGGGCAGCAGGCGGAGCTTTACGGCAAAGATGATGATGAGCATAATATCCAGCCAAAAAAGGGGCATGGCCTGTCCCAGGAGGGCCAGGACAGAGGCGGAGTGATCCTGTATGCGATTGCGGCGCACTGCCGCCAGGACCCCCAGGGGAATGGAGATGATCAGAGCC
This Deltaproteobacteria bacterium DNA region includes the following protein-coding sequences:
- a CDS encoding four helix bundle protein, with protein sequence MGKVDLKQRTKLFALKVINFVEGLPNKRTAEILGRQLLRSGTSAGANYRSACRARSAADFIAKMGIVEEEIDESIYWMELLVESGIINTKDTQDLMKEANELLAITVSSIKTARKNRK
- a CDS encoding SDR family oxidoreductase translates to LELAEWGVRVNLVNPDAVFGDEEVPSKLWELVGPERMKSRGLDPQGLREYYRQRNLLKAQVTAEHVGNAVVFFASEGTPTTGATLPVDGGIPAAFPR
- a CDS encoding M20/M25/M40 family metallo-hydrolase, whose translation is MEKIYAYIDQNLNRFIDELFVLLRQPSISARWEGVVECSQLLVGMMEKIGIKPRILPMGGKRNPPLIYGEILNPEARRTLLIYGHFDVQPPEPLEAWDSPPFQPTIRNGRIYGRGSADNKGQFFAHFKAIESILKVNGKLPVNVKFLLDPEEEVGSPSLNGFCREHKNLFAADMALNSDGPMDPSGRPRLSFGNRGVLYVEVNARGANTDLHSGNFGGPIPNPAWRLVEFLSSLRKPDGTVAIEGFYDNIVPPTPQEREMMAKIPFDEKKFKEKYGLKKFTPPEDVSYMEKLMFRPTLNIAGFTSGYGGQGSKTVLPCKATLKMDMRLVVNQTPEDIYEKYVSHMKKHGFDDLEVMMLNTYAPSRTSVDHPMAPKFVEAIRRGFQQEPVLIPAGGGSFPGAAIRSILNIPILSVPYGNADENNHAPNENLAIDCFKNGIRTTAALFFQLSG
- a CDS encoding ABC transporter permease; the encoded protein is MKSYILYRLFQALIVIWGISLITFSLLHLFRDPVLILLPPEATKQDVELLRKEMGLDKPLIVQYFKFLSGMARGDFGKSFVAHRPALGLVLERMPMTLWLAASGLLLALIISIPLGVLAAVRRNRIQDHSASVLALLGQAMPLFWLDIMLIIIFAVKLRLLPASGAGSFYHIILPASGIAVSILPILMRLTRSRMIEILSQDYIRTARAKGLGEKAVLFRHALRNALIPVITILGFQFGMLLSGAVITETIFAWPGVASLVVESIFNSDFPVVQAAVVVFAILIVIANLLTDITIAWLDPKIRFG
- a CDS encoding ABC transporter permease; the encoded protein is MLREQRKGYRKLLYLMRQARVGMIGLAMVAFVLALALLAPFLSPNSPLEQDLQARLKPPFWEEKTDPQYKLGTDQVGRDLLSRLIYGSRISLSVGFLTMAFSALLGITLGILAGYYHGPLDSIISNCVNIMMSFPYILLAISVMAAAGPGYRNLVLVLGLTGWPIYTRLVRAEVIELKSRDFVTAARALGGRNSGVILKHILPNLASSIIVLSTFELARMIIRESFLSFLGLGIQPPMASWGGMLAEGRSYMLNLWWLAAIPGSAIFFTTLGINLMGDGLRDWLDPHTRNR